A window of the Pyrodictium abyssi genome harbors these coding sequences:
- a CDS encoding GNAT family N-acetyltransferase, translating to MQCCKTVRAAEPSDLDEVFGIEVESFDEPYPRWYFDLLYGLSGGEYFLVSESADGRITGYIVGIPLSGNVCHIASMAVSRECRRKKVGTVLLQSFMELCSSNGYSSFVLEVNTYNYPAQSLYISNMFRPMMFVPNYYGQGKHALVMALVGEQPCCLQPSD from the coding sequence ATGCAGTGCTGTAAAACGGTTAGAGCAGCAGAGCCCAGTGACCTAGACGAAGTATTCGGTATAGAAGTAGAGTCGTTTGATGAGCCGTATCCTAGGTGGTACTTCGACCTACTCTACGGGCTGAGCGGAGGAGAATACTTCCTTGTATCAGAGAGCGCTGACGGCAGGATAACCGGGTATATCGTAGGGATACCATTATCGGGGAATGTATGCCACATAGCGTCGATGGCTGTTTCAAGGGAATGCCGTAGGAAGAAAGTTGGGACAGTGCTTCTACAAAGCTTTATGGAGCTATGCAGCTCTAACGGCTATAGCTCGTTCGTACTGGAAGTCAATACATATAACTATCCAGCCCAGAGCCTGTATATATCAAACATGTTTAGACCGATGATGTTTGTGCCAAACTACTACGGCCAAGGGAAGCACGCCCTAGTGATGGCGCTAGTTGGCGAGCAGCCTTGCTGCCTGCAGCCTAGCGACTAA